The DNA sequence GCCGTTCCGACGCCGTCGACAACCGGTGGTTGTGACGAGAGTTCCCGGGCGGGAAGCCTTTCGGGCAGACCTGCCGCGGGGGCGGTCCGACGGGCCGGGCGAACCGGACGTAAGGTGCACCCCGGCAGGGCCGCGCGTCGCGGGCGGATCGCCCGGGAAACCGGTCACGCACCGGCCCGGGAAATGGGCGACGTCATACCGCGGAAACACGGCCGTCATCCATTCGTCCGGTGGACGTGGATAGTCGACTTCTCTGCGTGACCAGCACGACCTTGAAGCGAAACTTCGTTCGGCTTTTCGTGCAATTCGTGTCGGTTGCGATCGTCACGATGTGGACACAGAGTAGTGAGGCCGCCTGTGCACAAGACGGGCGAGAGGGATATCTTCCTGCCCTAACCTAGCCCCTGTGTCGGGGGCAACGCCTACCGGCGGTGGTTGGTCATGGGAGGTAGTCGGTGTCAGGAGTGCGTTTTGGACGGGTCCTCGCCCTCGCGGCGGCGACGTCGCTTGCGCTGGCGGGCTGTGCCGGCGGCAGCAGCTCGTCGGGCAGCGGTGACGGCAGCACGCTGAAGATCGGGTTCATGGGCGACCTGACCGGTGAGAACTCCGGGATCGTGATCCCGCCCAACAACGGCGCGAAGCTCGCGATCGACGAGTACAACGCCACGAATCCTTCGGTGAAGCTCGAGCTGAAGAACTACGACAGCCAGGGCAAGCCGGAGCAGGCCACCTCGCTGGTGCAGACCGCGATCGGCACGGACAAGATCACCGCGCTGATCGGCCCGGCCTTCTCGGGTGAGTCGAAGGCCGTCGGCGGTGTCCTCGAGCAGGGCAAGGTGCCGAGCGTGTCGCCGTCGGCGACCAACCCGGGCCTGGCCTCGAACGGCTGGAAGTACTGGCACCGCGTCGTCGCGAACGACAACGACCAGGGCCCCGGTATCGCGAACTTCCTCATCACGGCGAAGTCGCCGAAGAACGCGTACGTCCTCTCGGACGACCAGGAGTACAGCGTCGGCCTGGCCGACGCGTTCGAGAAGACCTTCAAGGACAAGGGCATCACGACCGAGCGCGACAAGTTCGCCAAGGACGCGTCGGACTACTCCTCGACCGTCCAGAAGGTCAAGGCCGCCAACCCGGACGTCATCACCTACGGCGGTTACTACGCCCAGGCCGGCCGGCTGCTCAAGCAGCTCCGCGACGGTGGCGTGAAGGCCGTCTTCGCGACCGGTGACGGTTCGCTCGACCCGCAGCTGGTCTCGGGCGCGGGTGCCGCGGCCGCCGAAGGCGCCGTCGTCGGCTGCCCCTGCAACATCCCCGACGCGGGCGCCCCGGGCAACGAGTTCGCCACCAAGTACAAGGCGAAGTTCAACGTCGACCCGGCGATCTACGCGACCGAGGGCTACGACGCCGCGACCGCCATCATCAACGCGGTCAAGGCCGGCAACACCACCGGCGAGAAGATCAACGACTTCCTGAAGACCGAGGACTTCAAGGGCGCGTCGAAGCAGATCAAGTTCAAGGACAACGGCGAGCCGCAGACCAACGCGATCTACGTGTACCAGGTCGTGGGCGGGGTCATCAAGAACCTCGGCGCCTCGACCGAAGCCAAGATCACCGGCTGACGGAGCGGTAGAAACACCTAACGGGAGCGGGGGCGCTGTAAACGGCTACAGCACCCCCGCTCCCCGCCAATGTGGCGACCATCCTCGCCCCGTCAGGTAAGGCAACTACGTCATGTTCCAAGATCTGCAGAGCCAGTTTCTGGGCAGCACCATCGGCGGCCTGGTAGCCGGCTCCATCTACGCGCTCATCGCCCTCGGCTACACGATGGTCTACGGCGTGCTGCGGCTGATCAACTTCGCGCACTCCGAAATCTTCATGATCGGGACGATGACGTCCCTGTTCATCCTGATCACGATCGCGCCGGCGGCGCCGTTCACGATCATCTCGATGATCGGCATCCTGGTCCTGCTCATCGTCGCCTCGGCGCTCGTGTCGGGCGGTTCGGCGATCGTGCTCGAGCAGGTCGCCTACCGGCCGCTGCGGAAGAAGGGCGCGACCCGGCTCGCCGCCCTGATCTCGGCCATCGGCGCCTCGCTGTTCCTGCAGGAACTGTTCGCGCTGATCGTCATCCCGGACGTCTTCGGCAAGTCCGGGCGCGTGCAGCAGTCCGCGCCCCGGTTCATCCCGCACGAGGAACTGTTCCGCATCGGCAACGGCGTCGTGCGCACCGACCACGTCTTCGTCATCATCGGCGCGGTCATCGTGATGGTCGTGCTCGACCAGCTCGTGCGCCGCACCCGGATCGGCCGCGGTATCCGCGCCACCGCGCAGGACCCCGAGGCCGCCGTCCTGATGGGCGTGAGCATCGACCGGATCGTCCGCATCACCTTCCTGCTCGGCGGGGCCATGGCCGGCGTCGCCGCCGCCCTGTTCGTGATGGAATACGAGAACACCGACTACCGCATCGGATTCCTGCTCGGCATCAAGGCGTTCACCGCCGCCGTGCTCGGCGGTATCGGCAACCTGCGCGGCGCCCTGCTGGGCGGAATCGTGCTCGGTCTCGTCGAGAACTGGAGCTCCATCTTCCTCGGCTCGGCCTGGAAGGACGTCACCGCATTCGTGATCCTGGTGCTCGTGCTCATGTTCCGGCCCACCGGCATTCTCGGTGAATCGCTGCAGCGGGCACGCGTATGAAAGGCGACGAAGTGGTAGACGGAAACGAATCACCGGCCCGCCGGGGGTTCCACCCGATCGACGGCACCCGGGACTGGTGGGCCGACGCGCCCCAGTGGCAGCGCTACGGCGTCTACCTGCTGGTGATCGTGTTCGCGCTGATCCTGCCCGCGCCGTGGATCGGCTCGTTCATGTCGCCGGACTCGGACTGGACGACGGTCCTGATCTTCCCGATCGGGACGTACATCCTGCTGGCGGTCGGCCTCAACATCGTGGTCGGCCACGCCGGCATGCTGGACCTCGGGTACGTCGCGTTCTTCGCGATCGGCGCGTACACGTGGGCGTCGATCGGCACGAAGTACGGCTGGTCGTTCTGGCCCACGGTGGTGCTGGGCATCTTCCTGGCCTCGGTGTCGGGCGTCATCCTCGGCGCCCCGACACTACGGCTACGAGGTGACTACCTGGCGATCGTGACGCTGGGCTTCGGTGAGATCGTCCGGATCACCGCGAACAACACCGACGCCATCGGCGGCGCGCGCGGCATCACGAACGTCCCGCACCCGGAGCCGCTGTTCGGCATGGAGTTCTTCCTCGACCCGGCGCCGTACTACTACCTGATGCTCTTCGCGATCGTGCTCGTCGTCGTCTTCTCGATCCGGCTCAACAAGAGCCGCGTCGGGCGGGCGTGGGCGGCGATCCGCGAGGACGAGGACGCGGCCGAGCTGATGGGCGTGCCGACGTTCAAGTTCAAGCTGCTCGCCTTCGCGATCGGCGCGATGATCGGTGGTTTCGCCGGCACGATCTACGCCAGCAAGGCGGTGTTCGTCGAGCCGAACAACTTCCCGTTCATCCTGTCCGCGACCATCCTGGCCGCGGTCGTGCTGGGCGGGGCGGGCAACCTCCCGGGCGTCATCCTCGGCGCGTTCGTCGTCGCGTGGCTGCCCGAGCGGTTCCGGGACTTCGCCGACTACCGCATCTTCGTCTTCGGCGCCGTCCTGGTGCTGATGATGGCGCTGCGGCCGGAAGGCATCCTGCCGTCCCGGCAGCGGAAGGCCGAACTACGGGAAGGAACCGGCGGCATGGGCGCGATGGGTGCCGAAGTGGCCGGCCCCGACTCCGAGGCGTCGGCGGAGGTGACCAAGTGAGCCCCTTGCTCGAGTTCGACAACGTGACCATGCGGTTCGGCGGTGTCACCGCCCTGCGCGAGGTCAACATCAGCATCAACGAGGGCGAGATCTTCGCCCTCATCGGGCCGAACGGCGCCGGCAAGACCACGGTGTTCAACGTGGTCACCGGCGTCTACTCGCCGACCGAGGGCGAGGTCCGCTTCGACGGCGACCGCATCGACGGCATGAAGCGGTTCAAGGTCGCCAAGCGCGGCGTCGCCCGGACGTTCCAGAACATCCGGCTGTTCCACAACATGTCGGCGCTGGAGAACGTCATGGTGGGCGCGGACGCGCACCACAAGACGGGCGCGATCGGCGCGGTGCTCGGCCTGCCGACGCACCGCAAGGAAGAGAAGCACGGCCGGGAACGGGCGCGTGAGCTGCTCGACTTCGTCGGCATCGGCCGGGTCGAGCACCACGTCGCGAAGAACCTCTCCTACGGCGACCAGCGCCGGCTGGAGATCGCGCGGGCGCTCGCGACCGACCCGAAGCTGCTGCTGCTCGACGAACCGGCCGCGGGCATGAACCCGGCGGAGAAGATCGCCCTGCAGGAGCTGATCCGCAAGATCCGGGACGACGGCCGCACCGTGCTGCTGATCGAGCACGACATGGGCCTGGTCATGCACATCAGCGACCGGCTGGCCGTGCTCGACTTCGGCCAGAAGATCGCAGAAGGGCTGCCGCACGAGGTGCAGAACAACCAGAAGGTGATCGAGGCGTATCTGGGGGTGTCCGAAGATGCTTCTTGAGGTCGAGGACATCAACGTCCACTACGGGAAGATCGCCGCCCTCAAGGGCATGAGCATCCAGGTCGACGAGGGCGAGATCGTCTCCCTCATCGGGGCCAACGGCGCCGGCAAGACCACGACGCTCAAGACGATCTCCGGCCTCCGCCCGCTGACCAGCGGCCGGATCGTGTTCAACGGCCAGGACATCTCGAAGACCCCGGGGCACAAGCGCGTGCTGCTCGGGATCGGCCAGTCACCGGAAGGCCGGGGCGTGTTCCCCGGCATGACGGTGCAGGAGAACCTCCTGATGGGTGCCTACACCCGCAAGGACGAGCTCCAGGGCGACCTCGACGAGGTCTACGAGCTGTTCCCCCGGCTCAACGAGCGCAAGACGCAGTTCGGCGGCACGATGTCGGGCGGCGAGCAGCAGATGATCGCCATCGGCCGCGCGCTGATGACGAAGCCCAAGGTGCTGCTGCTCGACGAGCCGTCGATGGGCCTGGCGCCGATGCTGATCGCGCAGATCTTCGACATCATCCGGGAGATCAACAAGCGCGGCACCACGGTGCTGCTGGTCGAGCAGAACGCCCAGCAGGCGCTGAAGCTGTCGGACCGCGCGTACGTGCTCGAGACGGGCCGCGTGGTCCAGAGCGCCCGCGGGGCCGACCTGCTGAACGACCCGAAGGTGCGGGCCGCCTACCTCGGTGGCGACCTCGGCGTCTGATGATTCATCGAGAAGGGCCCGGTCTGTCGACCGGGCCCTTTCTCATATCTTGATGTCGGTGCCGTTGACGTTCTTCATGTCGGTGATGGTCGGGCCGCCGAAAGCCCGGAGTGTCACGGGTTCGGTGCCCTTGGGGATGTCCCAGTAGAGGTCGAACTCGACGCGCACGCTGTGCCCGAGGTCGAACCGGGCGGGCTGGCGCTTGATCAGCATGGCCTGCTCGTCCGGCGGGTGGGTGGCGCCCTTGTCGTCGACGAGCAGCTGGCGCGTGGCGTCGAACAGGACGCTCGAGGTGCCGGTGTTGGTCACGACGAGCCGCAGCCGCACGTACTGGCCCTTGGCGGGCATTTCGGTGTGGCTGCCGGTGATGCTGGGCAGTCCCGCGGCGAAGCCGATCAGGTCGAACTCGGTGTCGCCGTTCTTCGCCGACGGCACCCGGAGCGCGGTCTCGTCCGGCCGAACCGGCCGCGGCGGCAGGTCGTAGGTCGCTGTCGCGGGCGTGCTCGGCGCGGCGGCCTGGCATCCCGCGGTCAGCACCAGTACCAGTACGGCGACGGCCGGCAAGCGGAGTTTCACTCCCGTGATTCTGCCTGCCGGCCGTCGTCGTTTCTAGGTCCCGATGCTCTCCACGACCGCCTCGGCGACGGCCTTCATCGTGGTCCGGCGGTCCATCGCGGTGCGCTGGATCCACCGGAAGGCATCCGGCTCGGTGAGGCCCTGCCGGCTCATCAGCAGACCCTTGGCGCGGTCGATGACCTTCCGCGTCTCGAGCCGGTCGGTGAGGCCGGCGACCTCCGCCTCGAGGGCCTGCAGCTCGGAGAACCGGCTGACGGCGAGCTCGATGGCCGGCACGAGGTCACGCTTCGCGAACGGCTTGACGAGGTAGGCCATGGTGCCGGCGTCCCGCGCCCGTTCGACGAGGTCACGCTGGCTGAAAGCGGTCAGGATCACGACGGGCGCGATCCGATCGCCGGTGATCTTCGACGCGGCCTCGATACCGTCGAGCTTGGGCATCTTGACATCGAGGATCACGAGGTCCGGTTTGAGATCGGTGGCCAGCGCGATGGCCTGTTCGCCATCCCCTGCCTCACCGACGACCTCGTAACCCTCTTCACGCAGCATTTCGACGAGGTCCAGCCGGATGAGCGCCTCGTCCTCCGCAACGAGCACCCGACGCTGCGGCACGGTGGCGGCACCGTTGGCCTCGGTAGCCTGATCGGTCACCGGGGTCCTCCTGAAGACTCGGCGGAACGTTCGATTTCGCGGCTTTCCGCGAAGCCTGAAGCCTACCGGGAACGATCCAGTTCAAGAGATGGCGTTCACCACGTAGTGGCCAGCGCGACACCCCGCCCCCGACCACAGCCCGCGTGCGGCGATCCCGTAGAGTCACCACGCCACGCCCCCGTAGCCCAACTGGCAGAGGCAACGGATTCAAAACCCGTCCAGTGTGAGTTCGAATCTCACCGGGGGCACTCGCGAGCACCAGCAGAAAACGGCCCCTGACCAGGCAGAACCTGGACAGGGGCCGCACTTGTCTGGTCCGGGGCTGTCCGGCCGTCTACGGCCTCCACCCCCCTTACCCCCCGCACTCCCTCGCCAGCCGAGTGCCTTCTCGATCAGGTCGTGGGCCGCAGACTTCGGGCCCGTGATGACCGTGGCGCAGTTCTGGTGCAGGAAGGCGACGGAGCGGCCCAGGCGCGGAGCGTCGTGTCCGAACCGGACGACGAGTTCCTGGAGGACTCCGGCACAGCCCGAAAGGGGCTCTGGGCGACGCGCGCGTGGCGCTCTGCTCACGAGGCGACGGAGTCGATCAGGCGGTTGTACCGGAGCCTCGAGGCGCGTTCGACCGCGGCGAGGAACCCGGCGCCGCCCAGGGTGATCTTCGCCCATGTGGGGAGGTGGATCGGCGAGGTGAACGTGCCGATGTGCGCGGCGACCGGTGGTATGCGGGTGAGGGCCTCCGCGCCGTGGAGCAGGCTGACGGCGAGGGCCACCAGGAGGACCGCGAGGGACACCACCCCGACCACGGTACTGGCACGGGGGAACCGGCGCCCGAACCTCGCTCGCCGTCCTTCTTGCGAACGGGGGTCGGGCCGCAGGGTGTGCTCGCGGCCGTCGGCCTCGACGAAACGCAGGCGCTTCAGGCCGAACGCGCTGGTGGCCACCTCGATGACTCCGCCGGGGACCGGGAACGCCACCGGCAGGTTGGCCCGGTAGACCTGGACGCCGTCCCGGTACAGCGCGGCCGGGCTCTTCCCCACCGCCTTCTCGTGCTGCCTCCGGGTCTTCGCATCGGCGAGGTAACGGACGTCGACCGCGTACACGTGGCTGTTTCCCGGAGGGGCCACGAGATCCAGGTAGAACAGTGAACGGGAAAAGAGCTGCCAGGGACGGTATTCGCGAAGGGCGCTCCCGTCGCCGGACCTGACTTTGCCGAGCCGCCAGTGCCTCCCGGAATTCTTGAGCATGCCTCGATCTCAGCCGTTCGGCCGCCCGGCCACCAGTGGGACCACGTCACCACGCCGTCATGACATTCCTGCGGGAGGGACATGACGTCACGTCACTGGCGGCCTGACCATCCACAGAGGACGTCGGCTCGCGGGAGGCAGTGACTCACAGGCCCAGGTCGCGCCCGACGATCTCCTTCATGATCTCCGTGGTGCCGCCGTAGATCGTGGAGACGCGCGAGTCGAGGTAGTCCTGCGCGATGCGGTATTCGAGCATGTAGCCGTACCCGCCGTGCAGCTGCAGGCACCGCCCGACGAGGTCGACGTACTGCTCCGTAGTCCAGAACTTCGCCGCCGCGGCGTCCACAGCGGACAGTTCGCCGCGGGAGTGCCGGGCGAGCAGGTCGTCGACGTAGCTGCGGCTCACCCGCACGGCCGTGACCATTTCCGCCAGTTCGAAGCGGGTGTTCTGGAACGAGCCGATCGGCTTGCCGAACGCCGTGCGCTGCTTGACGTAGTCCAGGGTGCGCTCCAGCACGCCCTCCGACGAGGCCACGGCGTTGGCGGCGATCGAGATCCGCTCCTGGGGCAGGTTGCGCATCAGACCACGGAAGCCCGACCCCTCCTCGCCGAGCAGGTTGGCGGCGGGCACCCGGACGCCCTGGAAGAACAGCTCGCTGGTGTCCTGGGCGTGCAGGCCG is a window from the Amycolatopsis sp. NBC_00355 genome containing:
- a CDS encoding ABC transporter ATP-binding protein; protein product: MLLEVEDINVHYGKIAALKGMSIQVDEGEIVSLIGANGAGKTTTLKTISGLRPLTSGRIVFNGQDISKTPGHKRVLLGIGQSPEGRGVFPGMTVQENLLMGAYTRKDELQGDLDEVYELFPRLNERKTQFGGTMSGGEQQMIAIGRALMTKPKVLLLDEPSMGLAPMLIAQIFDIIREINKRGTTVLLVEQNAQQALKLSDRAYVLETGRVVQSARGADLLNDPKVRAAYLGGDLGV
- a CDS encoding DUF4352 domain-containing protein, with the translated sequence MKLRLPAVAVLVLVLTAGCQAAAPSTPATATYDLPPRPVRPDETALRVPSAKNGDTEFDLIGFAAGLPSITGSHTEMPAKGQYVRLRLVVTNTGTSSVLFDATRQLLVDDKGATHPPDEQAMLIKRQPARFDLGHSVRVEFDLYWDIPKGTEPVTLRAFGGPTITDMKNVNGTDIKI
- a CDS encoding branched-chain amino acid ABC transporter substrate-binding protein — its product is MRFGRVLALAAATSLALAGCAGGSSSSGSGDGSTLKIGFMGDLTGENSGIVIPPNNGAKLAIDEYNATNPSVKLELKNYDSQGKPEQATSLVQTAIGTDKITALIGPAFSGESKAVGGVLEQGKVPSVSPSATNPGLASNGWKYWHRVVANDNDQGPGIANFLITAKSPKNAYVLSDDQEYSVGLADAFEKTFKDKGITTERDKFAKDASDYSSTVQKVKAANPDVITYGGYYAQAGRLLKQLRDGGVKAVFATGDGSLDPQLVSGAGAAAAEGAVVGCPCNIPDAGAPGNEFATKYKAKFNVDPAIYATEGYDAATAIINAVKAGNTTGEKINDFLKTEDFKGASKQIKFKDNGEPQTNAIYVYQVVGGVIKNLGASTEAKITG
- a CDS encoding ANTAR domain-containing response regulator, giving the protein MTDQATEANGAATVPQRRVLVAEDEALIRLDLVEMLREEGYEVVGEAGDGEQAIALATDLKPDLVILDVKMPKLDGIEAASKITGDRIAPVVILTAFSQRDLVERARDAGTMAYLVKPFAKRDLVPAIELAVSRFSELQALEAEVAGLTDRLETRKVIDRAKGLLMSRQGLTEPDAFRWIQRTAMDRRTTMKAVAEAVVESIGT
- a CDS encoding branched-chain amino acid ABC transporter permease, with the translated sequence MKGDEVVDGNESPARRGFHPIDGTRDWWADAPQWQRYGVYLLVIVFALILPAPWIGSFMSPDSDWTTVLIFPIGTYILLAVGLNIVVGHAGMLDLGYVAFFAIGAYTWASIGTKYGWSFWPTVVLGIFLASVSGVILGAPTLRLRGDYLAIVTLGFGEIVRITANNTDAIGGARGITNVPHPEPLFGMEFFLDPAPYYYLMLFAIVLVVVFSIRLNKSRVGRAWAAIREDEDAAELMGVPTFKFKLLAFAIGAMIGGFAGTIYASKAVFVEPNNFPFILSATILAAVVLGGAGNLPGVILGAFVVAWLPERFRDFADYRIFVFGAVLVLMMALRPEGILPSRQRKAELREGTGGMGAMGAEVAGPDSEASAEVTK
- a CDS encoding branched-chain amino acid ABC transporter permease; the encoded protein is MFQDLQSQFLGSTIGGLVAGSIYALIALGYTMVYGVLRLINFAHSEIFMIGTMTSLFILITIAPAAPFTIISMIGILVLLIVASALVSGGSAIVLEQVAYRPLRKKGATRLAALISAIGASLFLQELFALIVIPDVFGKSGRVQQSAPRFIPHEELFRIGNGVVRTDHVFVIIGAVIVMVVLDQLVRRTRIGRGIRATAQDPEAAVLMGVSIDRIVRITFLLGGAMAGVAAALFVMEYENTDYRIGFLLGIKAFTAAVLGGIGNLRGALLGGIVLGLVENWSSIFLGSAWKDVTAFVILVLVLMFRPTGILGESLQRARV
- a CDS encoding ABC transporter ATP-binding protein, with protein sequence MSPLLEFDNVTMRFGGVTALREVNISINEGEIFALIGPNGAGKTTVFNVVTGVYSPTEGEVRFDGDRIDGMKRFKVAKRGVARTFQNIRLFHNMSALENVMVGADAHHKTGAIGAVLGLPTHRKEEKHGRERARELLDFVGIGRVEHHVAKNLSYGDQRRLEIARALATDPKLLLLDEPAAGMNPAEKIALQELIRKIRDDGRTVLLIEHDMGLVMHISDRLAVLDFGQKIAEGLPHEVQNNQKVIEAYLGVSEDAS